A DNA window from Mytilus edulis chromosome 14, xbMytEdul2.2, whole genome shotgun sequence contains the following coding sequences:
- the LOC139503558 gene encoding uncharacterized protein, with protein MDSRIQMNEYDDTITYKDEHTYAPIKTVQKDHAVVISWKQWSIIFILILVVSLVYSSIGLAVTYFTSHAIFERKIEYLEGRITELEKTPNMASEQNNVTGLYQKVGFTSCGGEIASESRIKFTSLRSSHGINVTSSYDEGQFSPNKSGFYLVLSNILSNSQDGYFIRKNGKEIARAWTHYSDSHVTPRYTAPLAAFMQLSLNDFITIEGKSVDFSSCLTIIQL; from the exons ATGGATTCTAGAATACAAATGAATGAATATGACGATACCATTACATATAAAGACGAGCACACATATGCACCAATCAAGACTGTTCAGAAGGACCATGCTGTTGTAATATCGTGGAAACAATGGTCCATTATTTTCATCTTGATACTCGTAGTATCCTTGGTGTATTCTTCTATAGGACTAGCTGTGACTTATTTTACGTCAC atgcGATCTTTGAAAGAAAAATAGAATACCTTGAAGGACGGATAACTGAATTGGAAAAAACGCCCAATATGGCATCGGAACAAAACAACGTTACTGGATTATACCAGAAAG tcGGTTTTACATCATGTGGTGGAGAAATTGCATCTGAGAGCAGAATTAAGTTTACATCTCTGAGATCATCTCATGGTATAAATGTCACATCTTCGTATGATGAAGGACAGTTTTCTCCTAATAAATCAGGATTTTATTTAGTGCTGTCTAACATTCTCTCAAATAGCCAGGACGGCTATTTTATTCGGAAGAATGGTAAAGAAATAGCAAGGGCTTGGACTCACTATAGTGACTCGCATGTCACTCCAAGATACACTGCCCCACTGGCAGCCTTTATGCAATTgtctttaaatgattttattacaatagaaGGCAAAAGTGTTGATTTTTCAAGCTGCCTTACAATAATACAGCTTTAA